Within the Sulfurospirillum barnesii SES-3 genome, the region CAAGTCCTCTCTTTAAAAAAGAAAGATTTGGAGCATAAACTTATTAAAATTATTGCTGAAGATTTTTCATTTTATTTGATTTCCGATGGAGAATACTCAGATAATGAAGAGGGTGTTTTGGTGGATGAGGTTTTGCAGAAGATGGATATTATTATGCGTAAAGAACTTGGACAGCTTGGAAATGAGTACAAACAGATTAACGATCAAATTCTTTCACAAAGCACTGAAATTAAAACCATTCATACAGATATTCAAAGTGCAAAAAATAAAAAAGATGAACTGATTGTTTTAGAAAAAAAGAAAGAGAGCTCTATTGTTGCATTGAATCGTAAAAAAGAAGAGTATAAAAGACAGCTCGATACTATTGCAAAAGAGCGTGAAGAGATTAGGGCAACACTTGAAAAGTTACAGATTATTAAAGTGCAAGAAGAGTCAAAACGCTTAGCCGAACAAAATGCGAAAAAACAAAAAACACCCGAAGCAGGTGTTGCAGGAAAATCAAATATTCGACAAATTGGTTCATCGTATCAAAACAGTAATGTAAAAAAATATGTAGGGGAAAAAACCATTGCTCCTTTAGAGGCTTACAGTGTGAAGCGTCGATTTGGTGATTATATTGATCCGATTTATAACATTAAAATTTTTAATGAATCTGTGGTTTTATCGTCTCGAACTCCTGATGCTGTTGTTAAAAGTGTCTTAAGTGGAAAAGTGGTGTTTGCCAAAGATACGGCTTCGATGCAAAAAGTCGTCATTATTGAAAACAGTGATGAAATTCATACGATTTATGCCCATCTCTCAAAAATTGCCCCGACCATTGAAGTGGGACAAAAAATTAAAAAAGGGTATGTTATTGGTCGTGTTGACAATGACCTTACCTTTGAAGTCACCCAGAAGAACTTCCACATTGATCCATTAGAGATGATTGCAAAGTAAGTTTTTAGGTCTTTTTGTGTAAAATATAGAAGTTTTCTATGCCTAAAATGAAAGGTTTATATACAATGCAGAAGAGAAAAAGAGTTTTAGTTAAGTTCTCTGGTGAAGCACTCTCTGGTAATAATGGATTTGGAATTGATACGTCTATTTTAAAATTTATTGCTGATGAAATTAAGTCCTTAGTGGTTCAAGGAATCGAAGTAGGGATTGTGATTGGTGGAGGAAATATCATTCGAGGGGTGAGTGCTGCGAAAGATGGTATTATTAAGCGTACCAGCGGTGATTATATGGGAATGCTCTCAACCGTTATTAACAGTATTGCGATGCAAGAAGCGTTGGAACATGTAGGAATGGAAGTGCGTGTTCAAAGTGCAATTAAAATGGAAGCTATTTGTGAAACATTTATCGTAAGACGTGCGCAGCGCCATTTAGAAAAGAGCAGGATTGTTATATTTGCAGCAGGCACAGGTAATCCTTTCTTTACAACCGATACAGCGGCTACACTTCGTGCCATTGAAATTGGCGCTGATATGATTATCAAAGCGACAAAAGTAGATGGTGTGTATGATAGAGACCCTAATAAGTTTTTAGATGCACAAAAGTTACATGAGTTAACTTATGAAAGA harbors:
- a CDS encoding murein hydrolase activator EnvC family protein, with product MKRWFWMTCLCMLTQSISANTDLKITEKSKTLKSTLEAEKQLHGKLQDIASDIIEEEKNIEKVKEKIESLSKNIDASQESVTRKQEYLERLVKDTQVLSLKKKDLEHKLIKIIAEDFSFYLISDGEYSDNEEGVLVDEVLQKMDIIMRKELGQLGNEYKQINDQILSQSTEIKTIHTDIQSAKNKKDELIVLEKKKESSIVALNRKKEEYKRQLDTIAKEREEIRATLEKLQIIKVQEESKRLAEQNAKKQKTPEAGVAGKSNIRQIGSSYQNSNVKKYVGEKTIAPLEAYSVKRRFGDYIDPIYNIKIFNESVVLSSRTPDAVVKSVLSGKVVFAKDTASMQKVVIIENSDEIHTIYAHLSKIAPTIEVGQKIKKGYVIGRVDNDLTFEVTQKNFHIDPLEMIAK
- the pyrH gene encoding UMP kinase, which codes for MQKRKRVLVKFSGEALSGNNGFGIDTSILKFIADEIKSLVVQGIEVGIVIGGGNIIRGVSAAKDGIIKRTSGDYMGMLSTVINSIAMQEALEHVGMEVRVQSAIKMEAICETFIVRRAQRHLEKSRIVIFAAGTGNPFFTTDTAATLRAIEIGADMIIKATKVDGVYDRDPNKFLDAQKLHELTYERAMDDNIKVMDDTSIALAKDNNLPIVVCNMFEKGNLLKIIEGNLENCSIVRNK